gatactgaacgcgtcgctgttactgtcaatttccatagtaaaatgaacgtagtgcagctgcggttggaaatggactgtcacctttacacAAATTGTATCGAGCAGACGTACCAGCGCATCCGCGCCAACCGGCAGCGGCGACTGAAGCTGCGCACCCGCAAGCGGCATCACACCGTGGAGAGCATGCTCGGGTACGACCTGGAGGAGGAGCGGCGCGAGGAGCGGCCGCGCGAGCCGCGCTACGACGCCGAGGACGAGCCCGTCGACGTGGAGGGCGACTCGCTCGGCTGGCCCGACCAGCCCATCAACCTCGACGGTAACTAAAGGCCCCAGTTCACAAtgggccattctgggggacgcgttctaccgcatggctgcgtcccttggactggccggcgatggcccattgtgtacaggggccttaacACACGCCAACATGGATCTCTGAATGCCTATCTCACAACCAGTACATATTCTATTCGCTATTTACTACTTTACATCTTGCTGTTTGATTTGAGTAGTAAAGTTCCAATTAGGACTCGTCTAAACCCAAAGCCTTATAAGTATaacaaataatatctgggtgaccgagcttcgctcggaaaacatataataactcggaaatgcgcgttttcccagagatatgacctagctagatcgatttttcgcccccgaaaacccccaataccaaatttcatcgaaatcgttagagccatttccgagatccccgaaatatatatatatatatacaatgtgcttcctgtaacaggagcaataaattaaactgtaggctgtactcctcaaactgaccaacatttgttcagcaccttttgaaaataactcacgttttgatttttattacacttttattctaagacgcaatgtattgcaaattttgttatgtttaaactgtgacaagcaacgtcaaacacactgatgtcagcgtacattgaaggcaatatttattttgtatgaaaaagaggaagtctaaaggattcataatttttaaaagttgctgaacaaatgttggtcagtttgaggagtacagcctacagtttaatttattgctcctgttacaggaagcaccctgtatatatatatatataaataaatgaacaagaattgctcgtttgaaggtattagatagatagatttacatacatatacacgCCTGTATATTCACGTCTGTTTATAGGTATACTAGCGCGTAGATGTTTAGAATGTAAACCCGCTACCAAAtgcgcttaaataaataaataaaaagcctcTTTATTTTCTTATCAACTACTTACAAACGTATCATTTAGGTACatagaataaatgaaaaaatttaATTCATTAATATAACTAATTCTAAGTATGTACTATGTTtacctttttattttaacttattttaattaaacttaatttaatgtTTGTGCGTTTCATAATTAAATGTTGATAGGAACCCCATTTTACtgggtataggcctcctccaattTGTTCCATTCGTCTCTGTCTTTTGCCTTATTTAGCCATCTTTGTCCGGCCGTGGTTACTATGTCGTCGCTCCATCGCTTGTCGTGGTCGTCCTGAttttctttttgcgtcgggaCCAAATTCGCTTAAaacgtttaaattaaatttttataagAATGATTATTATTCTTcctttttcattatttattattcattttaaaatcaaataatttttataaaaatttgaAATTATATGCAGCGCTAAATATGGGGTCGTCGGATCAGAACAAAATGAATTCTTATTATCTTTTACAATCTGGGAGATCTATTTGTTAGTTCATGTTATTTCGGAACATTGTGACATTCTTAAACAATtatcatgttatttatttttatgagcctaggcctagagtgtcccactgctgggcaaaggcctccctcctctttccacgtatcccggtttagacccgtctcccaccagtgTAATTATCATGTAATTTTCAATAAGAATTAAATTAATCTATCTATCAACCACCATCGATTAATAGACTGGATTGCATTTTCAGAAAAGGAAACACGAAACGACGGTGAAAAGTTGCACCTGAATTACGCCGAGGACCTTGAAATATCAAGCACGAACGATGCCATGCAGTCACCAGAACGCGTgaggtatttttttaactaagaGTGCATGACTGAATATAAGTAAAACTATTTTTCATGGAGTCATTTATTCAattcttttttataaaaaaaaagtttattcacaaatcttgcttacaactgGTGTGTGTCCGGTAGAGAGTGCTGTAAGAGGGACATTACCTCCGCTCCATACTACCTTGACAGCCGTTGCCTTGGGTTTGGCTGAGACACTCATCCTAAATTTGAGTTGTATGTTATACAGGATTGAAACTCCAAAGCCGCTGTCACTTGAGTGCGCGCCGAAGACGGAAGGCGCGGAGAGGCCGGCGGAGGTGTCCACGTCGGAGTGGTCTGCCGGGGCGCCCGCCGCGCGCGACGCCTGGCCGGCCATCGCCGCCGAGGCCTACGCGCACGCCGCGCGCCACAAGCTCGACGGAGAAAACTTACCCTCCTCTACCGACTCGCGCAACTAAACCACTCGCCCACTCCCAAATCGCCATTTATCAGATCTTACTAAATCTTgtgagtaaaaaaaggcgcgaaattcaaattttctatggaacaattcgcgcctacaattttcaaatttgccgcctttttctactgacaagatctgtttgaccatctatattaataaaatttcatGTGTTATATTGTGTTGTGTGTTGTGCTGGCCATAAGTGTACTTACCAGTAGACTATAGCATGCGTGTGGCCAACATAACCAtaatttagaccaagaaaagtctgcaacgattttgatagcatgcaagtgttatttatacgtcatcatttcatagaagtttgacgtttaaaataataggtacctacctacttgcacTACGTGTGCTATCATTGATAgcctatcaaaatcgttgcagacttttcttggtgtaaTTCTATTGTGCACCACttcataataagtaggtatgtgtacGAGTAGGTTTATATGAAGCTACTGATTGTTTCTAGATACATATCTAGATACTGAAGCTTCTTTTAACAATGTCGTTCTGGTTCAGCCTTGCCTAACTTTACCAACGTTGTGTAAAGTAGCCCACCTTGGGTGTAAgtaaaaacattgtttttttttaatctgtaaATCTTATGATAATTATTTAGGCCATGGAGAGCGAGGTGGGGTGAATAGCTAATTAGGTTCGGTTTTTTAAGGCTAGGTTCACACGGCGTAAATGTTTCTCGTATACGGTTTACGGGATTTTACCGAATATCGTAGTGACAGCAAAATCCCGTATTGTATAGGTACGGTACACGGGAAAAATTAACGGCGTGTGAACCTAGCCTAAAGATACAATGTGTACAACTACTGAGCTATATAAGATCTAACGGAGTGTTACAAAACCCAAGCTGTTACAAAGGCAATATAAATAGGCATCTTTCGATGGTTTGGGTctaccaaataaattaaaaaatattgaggTGCTAAGGAATGCGTAAGTGGTCTCTCAGTGTGGTAATGGTAAgtcataggtacctaagtaaaagAGTACATACTGATGCAAAAATTCAGCAAATACTCATACATATTAATTCACGATAAATACTACTAGGTAAGTAAGACGATTTATCCATAAAAACCTCCCTAATCTCTTTTATTTGCGATTGCAATTACAACAACACTGTTGTTCACTTTATAACACACTCGTCAAgctcttaaccttttgaacgccaatgaccgatatatacgcaccgcaggtccaacgccaaagacgtattaatcggtcatagaccacagagcaacatagacctaggtgcatatgcataaagttcaatttcagttttgacacttcgatgacgtggcgtctgagagacagcttttgtgtttgacacggcgttgaaaaggttaagggataagtatacctacttgtttactacataatacatatataagtgTCAAAACagtgtcgcgcggcattgtatttaaatcggagcatcgttaataatgacgtaagcgccattgacaataagatcccttctcatggctcctctacacgatgggccagctccggccactccaagggacgcagccatacggcagaatgagatagcaatatcacttgctccctctaacgcataaatgcgtcccttggagtggccggcgctggcccatcgtgtagaggagccatcatagATAACCTCACAAATATCTACTTAGTTCATCGTTCATTGGGTTATAGCGGCCACTTTGTTTTGATTCTTCTGCCTGCTGAGTAACTAATAGTTTAGACttttaacttattaatcttattatcttATATTACCTAAGTTTATTCCCatacttaaccttttcgacgccgtgtcaaacacaaaagctgtcacgctgacgccacgtcactgaagtgtcaaaactgaaattgaactttatgcatgtgcacgtaggtttatgttgctctgtggtctgagaccgattaatcggtctttggcgttgaacctacggtgcgtgtatatcggtcattggcgtccaaaaggttaatctaTTTTATCATCAtgtgtattttatttagaaatgtggTTATGCCGAAACGTAAAGAGGAAATCATAGAGTTGTTTACTTTATCTACAGACAACTTGACTTGTTACTTTTAATTAAGCAATAAATTAATAGTTACCGTTTTTATTTGCACTTCTTATTGTTAATAGTTAACCTTGTTTGATAAATACGAATATGTAACCAGagtaattaaattaagactCTTGAAGATGTTTTATCTAATTATTAGTAATTATTGTTAATGTTTCGAATGTAAATAACTAGTAATACACATCTAGGTATCGTAATGCAACTAACTAAACATACTTATAGATTTAACTAATTTATGGAATTGAGTTAAGGTTGATTTATCTCTCGTCTGATATATTACCTAACCCTGATTAATTGTTATATTTAACTCTGCACCCTACTTTCTGGAAAAGAGTAAAAAAATCAGATGTAAGAATTTTAactatgattttattattaaatacattatAGTTGATTTAGTAAATGTGAATACTGTTAAACCATGTGAGTATTCCTTTTAGAATCATCTGTGGAAGTCCTATTAGCTTTTCGAAAACTAACTACATATTGGTTCCTATCAAATAcgtaggtagtagtagtagtcgcaCCTGTGTATACGAGTAGGTTTCGCTAATTGTTAATTACGTGAAACTCcgtgtagggggcgccactcccacaatcagTCATAATCTAAGAATCTACCGCAAACGCGAGAGTCGAATTTTGTTAACTaacctctctgtcactcttgcatattcgagtgataaagaggcagatagctgaggtTCGATTTTGCGttccccggtaggccctttgtaaaccaaccgccttgatgtatcgatgtcatattatattttctgtcaaaaaacagtttaaggcacagtatgtataagttactgtatggtttacgaaaggcgctagtgATGCACTCTGTTTTCATTTAAACTGtcatttaaatgaaaaaaaaaagccgAGTTTGAGTATGGAATATTTGTTGACCTTATTTTGAGCGTAGCTCATTCTAGGGATAATTAAAGATTGTAAATCTTTGTAATTGTAATTCAGTTGTACAGACGTATACTGAAGGTACAATATAACTACACACTTATAGTGCGGTATAATGCAAGATTTCATAGGTATCCTCATGTCTGAATGGCAGTTagacctttttttttaaatagctcgTTTTAGGGAGAGAATGATGGTTTCTATTAAAGGTACACTGAAGGTACAATATTAGCACTACTTTGAAAAACACTTGTATCTTGTTCTTCcaatcaaaagaaaaatgtggtatctatgtatgtatgcGATGCATAAAGTTACTCTTTCAACTTTGAGTTGTGTTTAGTGTGAGATAGGAGATTTTTACGAAGAAAGATTTATAtttcgttttaattttaatatttcgttGAAATTCTGTGACGGCCATCCGCCATTCTGACGCTCACTGTAGATACGCTGATCAAGTTACCCATTCCACTAGATGATACTTTTGGGCTTCCTTCATTattttatcaacatatttttattcgtaaaaACAAATCCATTTTAGTAATTTGGTTTTAAAGTATTCAATTAAGTACTGGTATGAATAAAATAGGAAGATCGataccaatttatttatttttatttcaatggctAAATATCTTGGGATACTTTGCATTTTTTTATCTTATTATAAATAGTTACTAATAATTTTTCATGTGGCTACAAAAACCACAATTAAGTATGAGAATTAAGTACAATAATGCTTAAAACATTCTTAGTAGCCTACATAGCTCAACGTACTTAAGGTTTCCTATTATGTTACCAagattacatacatatattcagacgtataataaattgtatagggtaattcataaaaatatgattCGTCACAATTGAATACTTGAGTGTCGCGAGTAATGTCACATTGGTTAAAAGGTGATCTCGTACGTTCTggataaaatatatcttaaataaaggcatatacttaagtaggtataattgaCAAAATGCAATGATAAATTAGGTATTTCAAATCTTGGGAACATAATAAGAAGACGCATTGTAGGAATTAAATTATGTCATATTTTCATCTTTCACTTAAGTCTGTATGTTGCAATATTTAGCTAGGAACGCTATATCTGTGCTACAGGATCAATACTTTCCGTAGCTAGGTTTCATAGCGGTTACTCCTTGAAAcaatgatttttaattattaaccgAATATTTTTGAGGTAAGCAgtgtatacttttaaaaatggccactaaataatttaaaattaaaactgaaaTTCCTCGACAAATATAATTGTTCTAATTCGCACTAAATGAGATTATGCTAATGCATATCAACTAATAAAACTTGcgtaatagtaaataaaaaaataagaccattcgccttaaaaaaatatacttatccCGACAGGTGGGAGTAAATTTGgcatatgtttatttttattttgtgtaatCAATGTTGCAGTTGTCCTAACTTGTAACTGGAATGTCTGCGGTTCGCGTCCTCGGCGGTGGACGCAGACGCGCGCAAGGGCGCAGGCTCCGCGTCCGATCCGTTATAATTTTGCACCATCTGCCGAACGATTTGCCTTTTAACTTTATTCCCATTCATTATTAACCCCGACACACTGTAGTGTGTGCGACCTCTACCAAatattttcgctacataccagTAACGCTACGAAATGCTACTGCGTAGGCTACGGCCTACGGCCCGTAGCatgtataaaggggcccactgattatcagtccgccggacgatataggcctgtcagttagaacaaaaagttgacagttctgaacaactgataggccgatatcgtccggcagactgataatcagtgggccttaatattgttaatataatatttataggtatagaGGAAATTTGTAATGTGCTCGCGCTCAGCGCTCTGCACGAGGCATATTTTAAGTACTTTAAAAGTACCCATTGTCAGTATCCCTCCAACTTAGCCGCTCACTATACAGTAAATAAAATCCAAGTGTAATAGTTGTTTGctcatgtacagtcacgctccttgattgttacgccattcagggtcctagctaaattggacatatCATAGCATAAGTATTGaataaccaatttagctaggactataaatggcgtaacaatcgcggagcgcgatggtaggtacatacaaaaaaaaacgttaacGTTTAACTACTTTATTCAACGTGCTCACAAGGAACTCGAAAGATTATAACCACAGTTCAAGAAGGAAACAATGTAAAAATATGAGTTCAGGGTTCAGGTCAATTtcgtcaaaaatattattttatttttgattttttgaatGTAAGTATTTGGGTATAAAATGAAAAAGTTTGTAAAACTATCacctaaaattatttataaatgtaatttttatttttttattcgtaataCCTAATTTTTGCTCagtgctttttagggtttcgtatagtcacctaaagtctatttttttattccgtagactgaaatgacagttaatagtatgaacatgaaatgtcatttcatactattaactgtcatttcagtctaccgaataaaaaaatagactttagaaacccttatagtttcgcaatGACCTTCTGTCCGTCCGctgctttgctccgtgatcgtaagtgctagaaagctgcaatttggcatggatgcAGTAATTAAAACTATAGTCCGGCGGCCGGCTGCATGAAACAAAcctgataaaaaaatagaatatatacttggtcaaccagatcttgacagtagaaaaaggcggcaaatttgaaaaatgtaggtgcgaagggatatcgtcccatagaaaatttgaatttcgcgccttttttatagacaagatttggttgaccagctatacctaccCTGTGGAGGTACCTGACATTTAGTAGCTTCCAACGGACTTGGTCGGCCTAGGCTTAACCTGGCAGATTTTGTACAAATGGCAAAACAGTTGgacaaaaattcatcaaaaaaaacCTCATCGAAAAATACAATGAAACTTGTATGGTAGGATACCTGACTTTGAGGACAGTACAAGGACCATACAAGTTTCATACGATTTTTCGATAAGATTTATTctatgatttttttatgaatgtggTCGAACTGCAAAAACTGCCAGGTTAAGGGGAGGCCAATCAAGAGATACGTCAACAGGTTTATTTTAGCTATTATAATCCGTTTGTTTCATTCTATTTTTCGATGAGGTAAATTGTAACTGTCACGTACGGGTATTACAAATTTGGTCGGACTGCAAAAACTGCCAGGCTAAGGTGAGGCCGACCAGGACATACGTCAACAGGTTTATTTTAGCTATTATAATCCGTTTGTTTCATTCTATTTTTCGATGAGGTAAATTGTAGCTCTCACGTGGTACCACAAATTTGGTCGGACTGCAAAAACTGCCAGGCTAAGGTGAGGCCGaccactttttttttactgtcctcAAAGTCAGGTATCCTACTATACAAGTTTCATTCTATTTTTCGATGAGgttttttttgatgaatttttgtccaacttttttgccatttgtaCAAAATCTGCCAGGTTAAGCCTAGGCCGACCAAGTCCGTTGGAAGCTACTAAACGTCAGGTACCGCCACAGGGTAGgtatattctatttttttatcaggTTTGTTTCATGCAGCCGGCCACCGGACTACTCCACATCAATATTTTTTAGGGTaccttttatacaatttttttttgttttgaccCAATAGTGTGGGGTAtggttggataggtctttcaaaacgaataagggtctttaaaaatattttaataactaatattttcggaaataatcgctccctaaaaaataaatatgtgcCCCCCGCAGAAGATGATCAGTCCTGAGGTTTTtgaattattgaaaaaaatcttCTCTTCTTATAGTCTTACAACAACgtagtcagtagaaaaaggcacgaaattaaaattttctatgggacgataaccctttgcgtctacattttttaaatttgccgtgtTTTTCTACTGTAGACTACGACGATAAAAAGGCGAAGGTACTCCCTTAAGGTCGATTACACCAAACCGTTTGTCACCGTTATTTAAGCgatcgctaaattttattgtatgggaagtttcatagatTTCTGCTGCATGACGTTGATCACTTGATCCCTCTgttaaatgtggttggtgcaactgacccttttataataatatgcttaTAATGTACATGATAATAATAGGGCATTCTGACAGAATGGTAAGTACGAAATCcgacactgagcatggcccgacacgCTCTGGGcaatgctcagtgtagggtttcgTAGATACCTGTCAACAAGGCCTCATAGTGGCATTATCGCCATAAataactaagactccactgtccgtctgtctgtcatcaggctgtatctcatgaaccgtgatagctagacagttgaaattttcacagatgtcgtttttctgttgcctctataacaacaaatactaaaaagtacggaaacctcggtgggcgagtccgactcgcacttgttttttaaCTTGGTATTAACTCTGAAACTAGGCGAATTTCATAAAAGTTCATACTTTTACATTTTAGTCTTTAAAATATGATGAGGATAGGATACTGCAAAAATCTTTCAGGTCCCTCGTGAGCCACGATGTAGGTACACACAGCACACAGCAGTGGCCAGCATGAAATAGTTTGAATACTAATAATAATGAGAATGAGCCAAGTATGTTACCATGCGGACACGGTCCTCTCGGATTGCCAGTTCCTTCCAAATATCGTCTCGCCGGCGTTCCCACTCTGGCTCATAGTTGCCTTCGCGGAGCATcttaaaagtttcaaaattatatAGCACCGCCAATCTACTTTACTATTCACTCGTCGTGAATGATCATACCTACTTCGTAAGTAGAATACCTAAGATGTAATTAATGTACAGCGGGCTGCATAATTGCGTATatattttacgatctgccgccgacaccGTAATGGGATCCTGCAGTCGGGTGTACTTCTATGGTACGAGTACTATAACCTAGTATACCtagtattattatacaaatttgTACTAATTGGTCTCCTATTTTATTCTTAAGAAATCTTACGCTATGCCACAGATCAACTAAACTACCAAGTTATTCTATCCGACCCTGTTAGCATAAATGTGGAAGTTTTCCACTTTTTACCCTGTTGCAATAATCGAGTATACCATTTTTAAATAGCGTGCCCTCCAATGCACCTACGCTCCTAACTAAACGGCAAACGCGCATCGCTAACAAACATGTAAAACAAAAGCCGGtatatataaagtctatttttttattcggtagactgaaatgacagttaatagtatgaaatgacatttcatgttcatactattaactgtcatttcagtctacggaataaaaaaatagactttagcgtcGATTAGGTACTCAAACGGGTGATTTAAGTCATTTAACCTTTGGTATGCTTAGGAGCAGATCTGCTCCCATATCTATTCAACTTAAACATGTTTTATTATGAttgatatataaataacaattttttgACAGGAGCATACAAAAGGTTAAGTGACTGGGATATGAAGCGgagttaaaggggcccactgattaccagtccgccggacgatatcggcctgtcagttagaacaaaaagttgacacctccgaacaactgacaggccgataccgtccggcggactggtaatcagtgggccccttaagagggCCTtctacctctctatcactcgtgTTTATTCCAGCGATATAGAGGCGTATAATAGCTATAGAAGAATGAAggaagtggttcgcggtaggtctCAAAGGGCTCACCTTGTCCAGCTGCTCGTACTCGCGGTAAAGGCTGGCGTACTCGGCCAGGCTCTGCTTGGCCTCCTGTGCGGTGGCGTTGTTGCCCTTCGACGTCGCGGCGTCCAAGTCCCGAGTCGTAGCCAAGCTGCTTAAGAAGCCGAGAGTAAACATCCATTGTTACAAACTGTTTGCATTTAATTTGTCGCAGTGTTCTGATATGTATTTGATAATATAgggtcatacacattttatagtCGGTATGGTTAACTCGTTCACGTCTTTCATGTAGACGTCGCAAAGTTAAGAGAATTAAAAGCTGATTTTTCTGCTGTAACCTTACCACCAGACGGGTACAATACATTCATACGATACATCTCAAGAGATACAGTCGTTCCTATTTAGCTTATAGCCTTTACTTAATGCGCTCAAAAACACTGGCACCCGGCCATGATTAATGCTTGCACTGCTTGCAGCTTAGTACGTCAGTCGCTATCAACACGCCACGCCACACAAATATCTGATCACGTCttgtattgtcaaggcgtttgagtgcgtgttcagatatttttgagcacctcgccaccccgatatatctgatggagtgatggcgactgtaatacCGAGCTTGTGCAGGATGAAGGAAACGTGGCACTAAGTACTAGCTAGTACGTGTGGTGGTGCGAGGTGTGCTACAGTAGTGCCCAGCGAACTCACTTGTACATGGAGGTGTAGAAGTAGTGGGGGCGACTGATAGCTCGCAGGAAGCGCGGCACCATGCCGTCACCCTCGCggtacaggccgcgtagccaacgtgcctaacgctaacgctacgtagcgatcgaaacgcaacggacactgtcgcactaatatggaagagtgatagagagacacaaagccattcgatggcgaagcgctagCGATCgttaccttggctaggccgccaggttgAGCGCGCTGTAGTGCGAGGTGCGCTACAGTAGTGCCCAGCGAACTCACTTGTACATGGAGGTGTAGAAGTAGTGGGGGCGACTGATAGCTCGCAGGAAGCGCGGCACCATGCCGTCACCCTCGCggtacaggcc
This genomic window from Cydia amplana chromosome Z, ilCydAmpl1.1, whole genome shotgun sequence contains:
- the LOC134661146 gene encoding uncharacterized protein LOC134661146 → MEGFLHHMAPQFLHPALQSFGCGAFRPIGGAFHPLYPGKAFARHLGEQYALGQSVGQALRSVRDDSSTPPLYRHYPRDDTSSPGSAASASPRPCKDDEPPTTAPCTDSHDFFSPDGERKSACGVCGARLGPGVAQAHFLQELQHLYSLSALPRDAAPPAHSLHHQDEDARWETYQRIRANRQRRLKLRTRKRHHTVESMLGYDLEEERREERPREPRYDAEDEPVDVEGDSLGWPDQPINLDEKETRNDGEKLHLNYAEDLEISSTNDAMQSPERVRIETPKPLSLECAPKTEGAERPAEVSTSEWSAGAPAARDAWPAIAAEAYAHAARHKLDGENLPSSTDSRN